From Acidobacteriota bacterium, one genomic window encodes:
- a CDS encoding response regulator yields the protein MEDSLITVKEVAEYLKLKEQTVYLLARQNKIPSLKVGGSLRFKKSRIDGWLLAEPNRSSSKNGPGKVLIVEDEKAVRESLQGIVQLHGISAVAVPDGPGALDAARRESFRMVFLDLNLPGMDSVETLRELRRLDRKLVFVVVTDLAGENPLFQSAVESAPVSVVPKEFTPKQIGDILELHFDDLIGSDSTSPQA from the coding sequence ATGGAAGATTCATTGATAACCGTCAAGGAGGTAGCCGAGTACCTGAAGTTGAAGGAACAGACGGTCTATCTCCTGGCACGGCAGAACAAGATTCCCTCCTTGAAGGTGGGGGGCAGTCTTCGTTTCAAGAAGTCCCGGATCGATGGTTGGCTACTGGCCGAGCCGAACAGGAGCAGTTCGAAGAACGGACCCGGGAAAGTGCTCATCGTGGAGGACGAGAAAGCGGTTAGAGAAAGTCTTCAGGGGATCGTGCAACTCCACGGCATTTCAGCAGTGGCCGTGCCGGACGGGCCCGGGGCCCTGGATGCTGCCAGGCGGGAATCTTTCCGCATGGTATTCCTGGACCTTAACCTGCCTGGAATGGATAGCGTGGAGACACTGCGGGAGCTCCGAAGGCTGGACCGCAAGCTGGTGTTTGTGGTGGTCACGGATTTGGCCGGAGAGAACCCCTTGTTCCAAAGCGCCGTTGAATCGGCTCCGGTTTCGGTCGTTCCCAAAGAGTTCACCCCCAAACAGATCGGCGATATTCTGGAACTGCATTTCGACGACCTGATTGGTTCGGATTCCACCTCGCCTCAGGCATAA